In Borrelia hispanica CRI, the following are encoded in one genomic region:
- a CDS encoding DUF244 domain-containing protein, producing MNKNNSTKINNGVKKMNQQNLYTQQVIKGLESFVPTVDSDNNKQTNVSKMSKIGRKLPGIKKNEYFKFNSKVDFSIQRGTLTRFGASEVGSIFLGADAASELIVSRVLKFFGKEVSYKDNLHIKKGKALENLGFAEFLRTYSDNIQILHKNKYANGIDKYNYFKRVGRGDNLVGATIDGWFVNNQGETELLEIKCSDSNYLTSAITEYNQTGNFLESKYFFKYYVQAQIQLACTGLSKCNLFFLIGDEPVNCVIERNDSFIAKVMVYISALDMEVGRICNLVKNDKSIELANIDIEDLTNHIKLLLQDSKFCSELAELNYKDEFVNFLNIVNLNIGAEERELLEKHLVDIQSKQTEIEKKEKEHTKELYALTKQDKDVLKDIFGKLSIDFELTDNIVYRLGKNIFALNSGKRAIKDRFKLITDHYDYYDINHSYS from the coding sequence ATGAATAAAAATAATAGTACAAAAATTAATAATGGAGTAAAAAAAATGAATCAACAAAATTTATACACCCAACAAGTTATTAAAGGTTTAGAATCTTTTGTTCCAACCGTAGATTCTGATAATAACAAACAAACTAATGTAAGTAAAATGAGCAAAATAGGACGTAAATTACCTGGTATCAAAAAGAATGAATATTTCAAGTTTAATAGTAAAGTAGATTTTTCTATTCAACGTGGGACATTAACAAGATTTGGTGCTAGTGAAGTTGGTAGTATATTTCTTGGTGCTGATGCTGCTTCTGAATTAATTGTAAGTAGAGTACTTAAATTTTTTGGGAAAGAAGTTTCATATAAAGATAATTTGCATATTAAAAAAGGAAAAGCATTAGAAAATTTAGGATTTGCTGAATTTCTACGTACTTATTCTGATAATATACAAATTTTACACAAAAACAAATATGCTAATGGGATAGACAAATATAATTACTTCAAACGAGTAGGTAGAGGAGATAATCTTGTTGGTGCAACAATAGATGGTTGGTTTGTAAATAATCAAGGTGAAACAGAACTATTAGAGATTAAATGTAGTGATAGTAATTATTTAACATCAGCTATTACAGAATATAATCAAACAGGTAATTTTTTAGAAAGTAAATATTTCTTTAAATATTATGTTCAAGCACAGATACAACTTGCATGTACTGGATTATCAAAATGCAACCTATTCTTTTTAATTGGAGATGAGCCTGTTAATTGTGTTATAGAGAGGAATGATAGCTTTATAGCAAAAGTGATGGTTTATATTTCTGCATTGGATATGGAAGTTGGGCGTATTTGTAATCTTGTAAAGAATGACAAATCTATTGAACTTGCAAATATTGATATAGAAGATTTAACTAATCATATAAAACTATTACTACAAGATAGTAAATTTTGTTCAGAATTAGCAGAATTAAATTATAAAGATGAATTTGTAAATTTTCTAAATATTGTTAATTTAAATATTGGTGCTGAAGAGCGAGAACTTTTGGAGAAACATTTAGTTGATATTCAATCTAAGCAAACAGAAATAGAGAAGAAAGAGAAAGAGCATACTAAAGAATTATATGCACTTACTAAACAAGATAAGGATGTTCTTAAAGATATATTTGGTAAGTTATCTATTGATTTTGAATTAACAGATAATATTGTGTATAGATTAGGCAAGAATATATTTGCGTTAAATTCAGGTAAACGTGCTATTAAAGATAGGTTTAAGTTAATTACGGATCATTATGATTATTATGATATTAATCATAGTTATAGTTT
- a CDS encoding chromosome replication/partitioning protein, with product MSIGIKINDRIISKKEIKNELKNKDEILKHYNLLKEQLKSNFQKEIYNKIESMKILKEIKDNAYYKLDGYKSFDAFIKDYKLAKSQTYEYLKIASAIESGVIEELFLLENGIKETIIFLRKNNADSVKKSRINPIKPLRFQLKNQESYDFYKKNSKLTSFILDELFENQKDLLNRIIKKYKELKGE from the coding sequence ATGAGTATAGGAATAAAAATAAATGATAGGATAATATCAAAAAAAGAAATAAAAAATGAATTGAAAAATAAAGATGAAATATTGAAACATTATAATCTATTAAAAGAACAATTAAAATCTAATTTTCAAAAGGAGATATATAATAAAATAGAAAGTATGAAAATTTTAAAAGAAATAAAAGATAATGCATACTATAAACTTGATGGTTATAAAAGTTTCGATGCTTTTATAAAAGATTATAAATTAGCTAAAAGTCAAACTTATGAATATTTGAAGATAGCATCGGCTATAGAAAGTGGGGTGATAGAAGAACTTTTTTTGTTAGAAAATGGAATAAAAGAAACCATAATCTTTTTAAGAAAAAATAATGCAGATTCAGTAAAAAAGTCCCGAATAAATCCAATAAAACCATTAAGATTTCAACTTAAGAATCAAGAAAGTTATGATTTTTATAAAAAAAATTCAAAACTCACGTCGTTTATTTTAGATGAACTTTTTGAAAATCAGAAAGATTTACTTAATAGGATTATAAAAAAGTATAAAGAATTAAAAGGAGAATGA